One region of Streptomyces davaonensis JCM 4913 genomic DNA includes:
- a CDS encoding rhamnogalacturonan acetylesterase, translating into MRRFTIGVLVAVTLGAGLSAAPAQAAAGPAGGLADCTAEACHFDVPPGTYDVKVLLGGDAASSTSVTGETRRALLPEKTTPAGERVARSFTVNVRTPEGEPTGAAGTPGLDLTIGGSAPALADIRVTPARHARQIFLIGDSTVCDQPGDPYTGWGQQLPQYLRKGLSVANYADSGESTVTYLTNPQLWATVQPQIRRGDLVLIQLAHNDKTTDGATYRANLEALVAGVRERGGEPVLVTPIVRRWFNSDGTLNNGTALLVNGLGVDHPAVIRSVAADKSVPLIDLTARTKAMVESLGVEGSKSLYLYNEKRDSTHTSVRGATAYAELVRDELIAQGLVPEGLVRVG; encoded by the coding sequence GTGAGACGTTTCACTATCGGGGTGCTGGTGGCGGTGACGCTGGGCGCGGGTTTGAGCGCCGCACCCGCGCAGGCAGCCGCCGGACCGGCCGGGGGCCTCGCCGACTGCACCGCCGAGGCCTGCCACTTCGACGTCCCGCCCGGCACGTACGACGTGAAGGTGCTGCTGGGCGGTGACGCGGCGTCGAGCACGTCCGTGACCGGCGAGACGAGGCGCGCCCTGCTCCCCGAGAAGACCACTCCCGCCGGAGAGCGCGTCGCCCGCAGCTTCACCGTGAACGTCCGCACCCCCGAGGGCGAACCGACCGGCGCCGCCGGAACTCCCGGCCTGGACCTGACGATCGGCGGCTCGGCGCCCGCGCTCGCCGACATCCGGGTGACCCCCGCCCGGCACGCCCGGCAGATCTTTCTGATCGGCGACTCCACGGTCTGCGACCAGCCGGGCGACCCGTACACCGGCTGGGGCCAGCAGCTGCCGCAGTATCTGCGGAAGGGCCTCTCGGTCGCCAACTACGCGGACTCCGGCGAGAGTACGGTCACGTACCTCACGAACCCGCAACTGTGGGCCACGGTCCAGCCGCAGATCCGCCGAGGTGACCTCGTACTGATCCAGCTGGCCCACAACGACAAGACGACGGACGGGGCGACCTACCGCGCCAACCTGGAGGCACTGGTGGCCGGGGTGCGGGAGCGAGGCGGCGAGCCCGTGCTCGTCACTCCGATCGTGCGGCGCTGGTTCAACTCCGACGGAACCCTGAACAACGGCACCGCGCTCCTGGTCAACGGCCTCGGCGTGGACCACCCGGCGGTCATCCGCTCGGTCGCCGCCGACAAGTCGGTCCCGCTGATCGACCTGACGGCCCGGACGAAGGCGATGGTCGAGTCGCTCGGCGTGGAGGGCTCCAAGTCCCTGTACCTGTACAACGAGAAACGGGACAGCACCCACACCTCGGTGCGCGGCGCGACGGCGTACGCGGAACTGGTCCGTGACGAACTAATCGCACAGGGTCTGGTGCCGGAGGGCCTGGTACGGGTGGGATGA
- a CDS encoding FAD-dependent monooxygenase, with protein sequence MTDQTDQNVVVDDEVEVLVVGGGPVGLTARALLERWGVSVLLVEKYRELSPYPRSRLVNVRSMEIMRGLELDEKVAGTSFRPEFGTIRFRETLDNPDYAKADWVGAKTPIPESPVLSAITTQDRLEPHLLGAAASPVRFGSELVDVTEESDGVVAGILDHVRGVRTHVRARYVIAADGATSTVRRLLDIGTEGPGAIANLTTVVFDADLDRWCAEHPAGVYFLAHGSLIPLYPEGGWAWIGPVPEATEDTDWQAYVTGLLDTPDDVPVNVLRVQHWEMKAFVAERFGHGRILLAGDAAHAVPVTGGLGMNAGIADVHNLCWKLAGVLRGWAAPGLLDTYEPERRPVGERTLRQAVANAQLMFQVQARRRDQLGSGAAPSEQIELPWSERYFAQIGLILGVAYDSAAVIPDGSAPPEPEDPGTDYLPTARPGHRMPHFWLGPDRSSLDTLGEWFTLLTPDPDAWAGQAAPPCPLHVEPLPAEHTDACGLGPRGAVLIRPDGHVGARWPDGPPDDHAVSEALAVITGH encoded by the coding sequence ATGACGGATCAGACGGATCAGAACGTCGTCGTGGACGACGAGGTCGAGGTGTTGGTCGTCGGCGGTGGGCCGGTCGGGCTCACCGCTCGTGCGTTGCTGGAGCGTTGGGGCGTCAGCGTCCTGCTGGTCGAGAAGTACCGCGAACTGTCCCCGTACCCGCGGTCCCGGCTGGTCAACGTGCGGTCGATGGAGATCATGCGCGGGCTGGAGCTGGACGAGAAGGTCGCGGGCACCTCCTTCCGCCCGGAGTTCGGCACCATCCGTTTCCGGGAGACCCTCGACAACCCCGACTACGCCAAGGCGGACTGGGTCGGGGCCAAGACGCCGATCCCCGAGAGCCCGGTGCTGAGCGCGATCACCACGCAGGACCGGCTCGAACCCCATCTGCTGGGCGCGGCCGCCTCGCCGGTGCGGTTCGGCTCCGAACTCGTCGACGTGACCGAGGAGTCCGACGGCGTCGTGGCCGGGATCCTCGACCATGTGCGGGGCGTCCGGACCCACGTCCGCGCCCGCTACGTGATCGCCGCCGACGGCGCGACCTCCACCGTCCGGCGCCTGCTGGACATCGGCACCGAGGGCCCCGGAGCCATCGCCAACCTCACCACCGTGGTGTTCGACGCCGACCTCGACCGCTGGTGCGCCGAGCACCCGGCCGGGGTCTACTTCCTCGCCCACGGTTCCCTCATCCCGCTGTACCCCGAGGGCGGTTGGGCCTGGATCGGCCCCGTCCCCGAGGCCACGGAGGACACCGACTGGCAGGCGTACGTCACCGGCCTGCTCGACACACCCGACGACGTGCCGGTGAACGTACTGCGCGTGCAGCACTGGGAGATGAAGGCGTTCGTCGCCGAACGCTTCGGGCACGGCAGGATCCTGCTGGCCGGCGACGCGGCACACGCCGTCCCCGTCACCGGCGGCCTGGGCATGAACGCCGGGATCGCCGACGTGCACAACCTGTGCTGGAAACTGGCGGGCGTGCTCCGGGGCTGGGCCGCGCCGGGCCTGCTGGACACCTACGAGCCGGAACGACGCCCCGTCGGCGAGCGGACACTGCGCCAAGCCGTCGCCAACGCCCAGCTGATGTTCCAGGTTCAGGCCCGGCGCCGGGACCAGCTGGGCTCCGGGGCGGCACCCTCGGAACAGATCGAACTGCCGTGGTCCGAGCGCTACTTCGCGCAGATTGGACTGATACTCGGTGTCGCCTACGACTCGGCCGCGGTGATCCCGGACGGCAGCGCCCCGCCCGAGCCGGAGGACCCGGGGACGGACTACCTCCCCACGGCGCGGCCCGGCCACCGCATGCCGCACTTCTGGCTGGGCCCGGACCGCTCCTCGCTCGACACCCTGGGCGAGTGGTTCACCCTGCTCACGCCGGACCCCGACGCCTGGGCAGGGCAGGCGGCCCCGCCCTGCCCGCTGCACGTCGAGCCGCTGCCCGCCGAGCACACCGACGCCTGCGGCCTCGGCCCGCGAGGAGCGGTGCTCATCCGCCCCGACGGCCATGTCGGCGCCCGCTGGCCCGACGGCCCGCCGGACGACCACGCGGTGAGCGAGGCCCTGGCGGTGATCACAGGCCACTGA
- a CDS encoding glycoside hydrolase family 43 protein, whose protein sequence is MSREDDDLPHIPSRRLMLKGAVAAGALAATHTVASAAPSPEKAAAYVNPLVLNRADPHIHRHSDGTYYFTATAPEYDRIILRRSRTLGGLATAAESVIWRKHATGNMGAHIWAPEIHRIGGKWYIYFAAAPAEDVWAIRIWVLENANPDPFKGTWVERGQLRTQWETFSLDATTFTHRGTRYLAWAQHEPGMANNTALWLSRMANPWTLTGPQVRLSTPEFDWECIGYKVNEGPSVIARNGRLFMSYSASATDWHYCMGLLTIDADADLMNPANWTKSPAPVFTSNDTTRQYGPGHNSFTVAEDGRTDVLVYHARPYKEIVGDPLNDPNRHTRVQTLGWNPDGTPDFGVPVADTVKESA, encoded by the coding sequence ATGAGCCGCGAAGACGACGACCTGCCCCACATCCCGAGTCGCCGGCTGATGCTGAAGGGCGCCGTGGCCGCCGGCGCCCTCGCCGCGACCCACACCGTGGCCAGTGCCGCCCCGAGCCCCGAGAAGGCAGCCGCGTACGTGAATCCGCTCGTCCTCAACCGTGCCGACCCGCACATCCACCGCCACTCCGACGGCACTTACTACTTCACCGCCACCGCGCCGGAGTACGACCGCATCATCCTGCGCCGCTCCCGCACCCTCGGTGGCCTCGCCACCGCCGCCGAGTCCGTCATCTGGCGCAAGCACGCCACCGGGAACATGGGAGCCCACATCTGGGCGCCGGAGATCCACCGCATCGGCGGCAAGTGGTACATCTACTTCGCCGCGGCGCCCGCCGAGGACGTGTGGGCCATCCGGATCTGGGTGCTGGAGAACGCCAACCCCGACCCCTTCAAGGGCACTTGGGTGGAGCGCGGTCAGCTCAGGACGCAGTGGGAGACCTTCTCCCTGGACGCCACCACCTTCACCCACCGCGGCACGCGCTATCTCGCCTGGGCGCAGCACGAGCCCGGCATGGCCAACAACACCGCGCTGTGGCTGTCGAGGATGGCCAACCCGTGGACCCTGACCGGCCCCCAAGTCCGGCTGTCCACGCCGGAGTTCGACTGGGAGTGCATCGGCTACAAGGTCAACGAAGGGCCCTCGGTCATCGCCCGCAACGGACGGCTGTTCATGTCGTACTCGGCCAGCGCCACGGACTGGCACTACTGCATGGGCCTGCTCACCATCGACGCCGACGCCGACCTGATGAACCCGGCGAACTGGACCAAGTCCCCGGCCCCGGTCTTCACCAGCAACGACACCACCCGGCAGTACGGCCCCGGCCACAACAGCTTCACCGTCGCCGAGGACGGCCGTACCGACGTCCTCGTCTACCACGCCCGCCCGTACAAGGAGATAGTCGGCGACCCGCTGAACGACCCCAACCGGCACACCCGTGTCCAGACCCTCGGCTGGAACCCCGACGGCACGCCCGACTTCGGCGTCCCGGTGGCCGACACCGTCAAGGAGAGTGCGTGA
- a CDS encoding autotransporter-associated beta strand repeat-containing protein, whose amino-acid sequence MRSLTHKTAAAAGALAALIVATPPSQAAGGVRDVTADVLADRDVTLTGDTVVTVPRGTTTYDGVLRGEGTLTVRGTGTLILTKDSDFTLPKARQRQQVTVQGGNHPYVTTTEPDPPAVTVERGATLQYGDGGTTGLIGHFPYGTPAFRLNQDNIRVDGTLRLSLSSAYNLGTISGSGLITQPRFLWGTWDLSGAHAFSGVIDNGTQVNAGRPEFATALPNVRKVLNQGTWTVDTPLGQTVTMGMDFYQREYGSDINIQSRPGGKVVLTGQYSWSDLGGDTAPSLSDPSLNWTPARKSINKRGTNIKGADVQWGDGTTDRIFMPGTAETVYINLLAARSRSRLTFAYDGPVTLGAPIGGGRFHDTLSAPGAGDVVIKGTKGNDVTFAAVQYYDGSTTVEKGAVLRLGSGRPGGDGGLHTGGAHYRVVNDGSLVLRNTARALTLSRISGSGSLVQSGAARTTLTGTAVTYTGPTTVRTGTLALRSGATLTRSRAVRLTSEGARLDAGTAGLRVTKTLSGKGTVRGAVTNEGAVAGSLTVEGDYTQRADGQLIAGKGRLKVTGAVRLAGDLDLVSVATGPAVPEITVLEHSGRARTTGAFEGLKEGSRVKLGETTYRISYHGGDGNDVVLTAHSATGPAPSADPRTAAGADPADTRTASATGDAFGWWPYALGLGMLGGLMVPATRRARGGRGRRTGGRHAA is encoded by the coding sequence GTGCGCAGCCTCACCCACAAGACCGCGGCGGCCGCCGGAGCCCTGGCCGCCCTCATCGTCGCCACGCCCCCTTCACAGGCCGCGGGCGGCGTCCGTGACGTCACCGCCGACGTACTCGCCGACCGGGACGTGACCCTCACCGGGGACACCGTCGTCACCGTGCCGCGCGGCACGACGACATACGACGGCGTCCTCCGCGGCGAGGGCACCCTCACCGTGCGCGGCACGGGGACGCTGATCCTCACCAAGGACAGCGACTTCACGCTCCCGAAGGCCCGGCAGCGGCAGCAGGTGACCGTCCAGGGCGGCAACCACCCCTACGTCACCACGACCGAGCCCGACCCGCCCGCCGTCACGGTCGAGCGCGGCGCGACACTCCAGTACGGCGACGGCGGCACCACCGGCCTGATCGGCCATTTCCCTTACGGGACACCGGCGTTCCGGCTCAACCAGGACAACATCCGGGTCGACGGCACCCTCCGGCTGTCCCTGAGCAGCGCCTACAACCTCGGCACGATCAGCGGCTCCGGACTGATCACGCAGCCCCGGTTCCTGTGGGGCACCTGGGACCTGTCCGGCGCCCACGCCTTCTCCGGAGTGATCGACAACGGCACTCAGGTCAACGCCGGACGGCCGGAGTTCGCGACCGCGCTGCCGAACGTCCGCAAGGTCCTCAACCAGGGCACCTGGACCGTGGACACCCCGCTCGGGCAGACCGTCACCATGGGCATGGACTTCTACCAGCGCGAGTACGGCAGCGACATCAACATCCAGTCCCGGCCCGGCGGCAAGGTCGTCCTCACCGGCCAGTACAGCTGGTCCGACCTGGGCGGCGACACCGCTCCCTCGCTCAGCGACCCGTCCCTGAACTGGACGCCCGCACGCAAGAGCATCAACAAGCGGGGCACCAACATCAAGGGCGCCGACGTCCAGTGGGGCGACGGGACGACGGACCGCATCTTCATGCCGGGCACCGCCGAGACCGTCTACATCAACCTCCTGGCCGCACGCTCCCGTTCCCGGCTCACCTTCGCCTACGACGGCCCCGTCACCCTGGGCGCTCCCATCGGCGGCGGACGCTTCCACGACACCCTGTCCGCGCCGGGCGCCGGGGACGTCGTGATCAAGGGGACGAAGGGCAATGACGTCACCTTCGCGGCCGTGCAGTACTACGACGGCTCGACGACCGTCGAGAAGGGCGCCGTACTGCGGCTCGGCAGCGGCCGACCCGGCGGCGACGGCGGGCTCCACACCGGCGGCGCGCACTACCGCGTCGTCAACGACGGCTCGCTGGTCCTGCGCAACACCGCCCGCGCCCTCACCCTGTCCCGGATCAGCGGCTCCGGCTCGCTCGTGCAGTCCGGTGCGGCGCGCACGACGCTGACCGGCACGGCGGTGACGTACACGGGCCCGACGACGGTCCGCACCGGCACGCTCGCACTGCGGTCGGGGGCGACCCTCACCCGCAGCAGGGCCGTCCGGCTCACCTCCGAGGGCGCCCGGCTGGACGCCGGGACGGCCGGGCTGCGGGTGACGAAGACGCTCTCCGGCAAGGGGACGGTGCGGGGCGCCGTGACCAACGAGGGTGCGGTCGCCGGGAGTCTGACCGTCGAGGGCGACTACACACAGCGCGCGGACGGCCAACTCATCGCAGGAAAGGGGAGACTGAAGGTCACCGGCGCCGTCCGGCTGGCCGGAGACCTCGACCTGGTGTCCGTCGCGACCGGACCGGCGGTGCCCGAGATCACCGTACTGGAGCACTCGGGCCGGGCCCGCACGACCGGCGCCTTCGAGGGCCTGAAGGAGGGCTCCCGCGTCAAGCTCGGCGAGACCACCTACCGGATCAGCTACCACGGCGGCGACGGCAACGACGTCGTCCTGACCGCGCACTCCGCGACCGGCCCCGCCCCGAGCGCCGACCCACGTACGGCGGCGGGCGCCGACCCGGCCGACACCCGCACCGCGAGCGCGACGGGTGACGCCTTCGGCTGGTGGCCGTACGCTCTGGGGCTCGGGATGCTGGGCGGGCTGATGGTCCCGGCGACCCGGCGCGCCCGGGGCGGACGGGGACGGCGCACAGGTGGGCGGCACGCGGCTTAG
- a CDS encoding rhamnogalacturonan lyase B N-terminal domain-containing protein — translation MTPPTPMPAPGPVGRRAFVLGAAAAAGTAALAGTASAAAFGWRDDGSNYVIDTGANLVFKVRKSNGDLSSLVYRGVECQGYGGMNSHIESGLGSSTVTITQSGPTILVSVTYGTLRHYYAARSGENNIYVWTNKADTSVSATRFILRVKAGLFLNDEPDSYTYAPTAIEASDVFAKSDGQTRSKHYSKLRVMDYDYVGWSAGGVGLWIVRSNHEKASGGPFYRSLLRHQSADGGGLYEILYYGQNQTEAQRFGLQGPYVIALTDGGAPSSALFPGTLTTSWADSLGLSGYVGASGRGRVAGVGISGRNTAYAYTVGLANSAAQYWGSARASDGWFSISGVLPGTYTLTVFKDELAVHTGSVTVTAGAATTLNTIAIPSSNDPSNASAIWRIGDWNGTPRGFKNADLMTYAHPSDVRAAAWTGNVVIGSGSETTAFPCYLWKDVNSGIVVYFRLTAAQAAAAHTLRIGVTTAYANGRPQVVVNDTWTSAIPSPPTQPNTRSLTNGSYRGNNHTFTYSVPASAWLTDTGAYNTLRINVVSGSGTTSYLSAGTSIDAIDLLSS, via the coding sequence ATGACTCCCCCCACCCCCATGCCCGCTCCCGGACCGGTCGGCCGCCGCGCCTTCGTCCTCGGCGCCGCGGCAGCGGCGGGAACCGCGGCCCTGGCCGGCACGGCCTCCGCCGCCGCCTTCGGCTGGAGAGACGACGGCTCGAACTACGTCATCGACACCGGGGCCAACCTGGTCTTCAAGGTCCGCAAGTCCAACGGCGACCTGTCCTCGCTGGTCTACCGGGGCGTGGAGTGCCAGGGCTACGGCGGCATGAACTCGCACATCGAGTCCGGCCTCGGCTCCTCCACCGTCACCATCACCCAGTCCGGCCCGACGATCCTGGTCTCCGTCACCTACGGCACGCTGAGGCACTACTACGCGGCCCGCAGCGGCGAGAACAACATCTACGTGTGGACCAACAAGGCCGACACGTCCGTGTCGGCGACCCGCTTCATCCTGCGCGTCAAGGCAGGGCTGTTCCTCAACGACGAGCCCGATTCCTACACTTACGCGCCCACCGCCATCGAGGCCTCCGACGTCTTCGCGAAGTCCGACGGCCAGACCCGCTCCAAGCACTACTCCAAGCTGCGGGTGATGGACTACGACTACGTCGGCTGGTCGGCCGGCGGTGTCGGGCTGTGGATCGTGCGCAGCAATCACGAGAAGGCCTCCGGCGGGCCCTTCTACCGCTCCCTCCTGCGCCACCAGAGCGCGGACGGCGGCGGCCTGTACGAGATCCTGTACTACGGACAGAACCAGACCGAGGCCCAGCGCTTCGGCCTCCAGGGCCCGTACGTCATCGCCCTCACCGACGGCGGCGCGCCCTCCTCCGCCCTCTTCCCGGGCACCCTCACCACCTCCTGGGCGGACTCGCTCGGCCTGTCGGGCTACGTCGGCGCGAGCGGCCGGGGCCGGGTCGCCGGGGTCGGCATCAGCGGGCGGAACACGGCGTACGCCTATACGGTGGGCCTCGCCAACTCGGCTGCCCAGTACTGGGGTTCGGCGCGCGCCTCGGACGGCTGGTTCTCCATCTCCGGAGTGCTGCCGGGGACGTACACGCTGACCGTCTTCAAGGACGAACTCGCCGTGCACACCGGCTCGGTGACGGTCACTGCGGGTGCGGCGACCACCCTGAACACGATCGCGATCCCCTCCTCCAACGACCCCTCCAACGCGAGCGCGATCTGGCGGATCGGCGACTGGAACGGCACGCCCAGAGGGTTCAAGAACGCCGATCTGATGACGTACGCCCATCCCTCCGACGTCCGGGCCGCCGCCTGGACAGGAAATGTGGTGATCGGCAGCGGGAGCGAGACCACCGCCTTCCCCTGCTACCTCTGGAAGGACGTCAACAGCGGGATCGTCGTGTACTTCCGGCTCACCGCCGCGCAGGCCGCCGCCGCGCACACCCTGCGCATCGGCGTGACGACGGCCTACGCCAACGGCCGCCCGCAGGTCGTCGTCAACGACACCTGGACGTCCGCCATCCCCTCCCCGCCCACCCAGCCGAACACCCGGTCGCTGACCAACGGCTCCTATCGCGGCAACAACCACACCTTCACCTACAGCGTCCCGGCGTCCGCCTGGCTGACGGACACCGGCGCCTACAACACCCTGCGGATCAACGTGGTGAGCGGTTCGGGGACGACGTCCTACCTCAGCGCCGGCACCTCGATCGACGCGATCGACCTGCTGTCCTCCTGA
- a CDS encoding RICIN domain-containing protein, with the protein MRRAYAILLALCLALAGALVTAGPAQAAPQTVTNGTQFTDTSGNPVHAHGGGVIKVGAYYYWFGENRNADNTFRYVDAYRSTDLKNWEFRNHVLTEAGDPELATANIERPKVMYNAATGKFVMWMHKENGVDYSEARAAVAVSDTVDGDYTWQGSFRPLGQHMSRDITVYVDTDGTGYMVSAARENYDLHIYRLTADYTGIAALVADPWHGGHREAPALFKRGGVYFMLTSGATGWNPNQQQYATATSLAGPWTAMTNIGDSTTYGSQTAYVLPVQGSSATSYLYLGDRWGNSFGGTVNDSRYVWLPLTFPSSTTMSMSWTPEVTIDTATGAVSGTSATYNTLIARHSAKCADVTSQSQWQGAQIKQYDCNGGNNQKYWFKPVSGGYYQLMTRHSSLCVQENASTVTQEKCSASATSQQWSVTTTGSYVNVVSRASGECLDVNGASTANAAAIITYTCNGGTNQQWTRGS; encoded by the coding sequence ATGAGACGTGCGTACGCGATCCTGCTCGCCCTCTGCCTGGCGCTGGCCGGCGCCCTGGTCACCGCCGGGCCCGCACAGGCGGCGCCCCAGACCGTCACCAACGGCACCCAGTTCACGGACACTTCGGGCAACCCCGTGCACGCGCACGGCGGCGGAGTCATCAAGGTCGGCGCCTACTACTACTGGTTCGGCGAGAACCGCAACGCCGACAACACCTTCCGGTACGTCGACGCCTACCGCTCCACCGACCTGAAGAACTGGGAGTTCCGCAACCACGTCCTGACCGAGGCCGGCGATCCGGAGCTGGCCACCGCCAACATCGAGCGGCCCAAGGTCATGTACAACGCGGCCACCGGCAAGTTCGTGATGTGGATGCACAAGGAGAACGGCGTCGACTACAGCGAGGCGCGCGCCGCGGTCGCCGTCTCCGACACCGTGGACGGCGACTACACCTGGCAGGGCAGCTTCCGCCCGCTCGGCCAGCACATGTCCCGGGACATCACGGTCTACGTCGACACCGACGGCACCGGCTACATGGTCTCGGCCGCCCGCGAGAACTACGACCTGCACATCTACCGGCTGACCGCCGACTACACCGGCATCGCCGCCCTGGTCGCCGACCCCTGGCACGGCGGCCACCGCGAGGCACCCGCGCTGTTCAAGCGGGGCGGCGTCTACTTCATGCTCACCTCGGGCGCCACCGGCTGGAACCCCAACCAGCAGCAGTACGCCACCGCGACCTCCCTCGCCGGCCCCTGGACCGCCATGACCAACATCGGCGACTCCACGACCTACGGCTCCCAGACCGCGTACGTCCTTCCCGTGCAGGGGAGTTCGGCCACCTCCTACCTCTACCTCGGCGACCGCTGGGGCAACTCCTTCGGCGGCACCGTCAACGACTCCCGCTATGTGTGGCTGCCGCTGACCTTCCCCAGCTCCACCACGATGTCCATGTCCTGGACACCGGAGGTCACGATCGACACGGCCACCGGAGCGGTCAGCGGCACCAGCGCCACGTACAACACGCTGATCGCCCGGCACTCCGCCAAGTGCGCCGATGTGACCAGCCAGTCGCAGTGGCAGGGCGCCCAGATCAAGCAGTACGACTGCAACGGCGGCAACAACCAGAAGTACTGGTTCAAGCCGGTCAGCGGCGGCTACTACCAGCTGATGACGCGGCACAGCTCCCTGTGCGTCCAGGAGAACGCGAGCACGGTCACCCAGGAGAAGTGCAGCGCCTCGGCCACGAGCCAGCAGTGGTCGGTGACCACCACCGGCTCCTACGTCAACGTCGTCTCCCGCGCGAGCGGCGAGTGCCTCGACGTGAACGGCGCGTCCACCGCCAACGCCGCCGCGATCATCACGTACACGTGCAACGGAGGCACGAACCAGCAGTGGACGCGCGGGAGTTGA
- a CDS encoding DUF2264 domain-containing protein, with amino-acid sequence MDLPLDDRGPSPATGYTRAHWEAAADALLAAVEPYATPDRALYHLPGDRHSFSGRLSDGLEGYARTLLLAAFRKDETALERYADGLAAGASGAWPRIQHRSQPLVEAASVALALRLTRPLLWDRLDDGVQQRAAQWLADALTAEPWPCNWELFPVTVGGFLQSIGHEPEASAKAIDRGLERIEQWYLGDGWYTDGDGRKFDYYNGWAMHLYPMLHAWLAEDAELLDLYGGRLSRHLTDYAHLFAADGAPMHQGRSLTYRFATTAPLWLGALTGHSPLPPGQTRRLASGALRYFLERGAVDDRGLLTLGWHGPNSAVLQDYSGPASPYWASKGFLGLLLPPEHEVWTAREEPSPAEDGPDWAYPITPPNWLLQSTTSDGLVRLHNHGSEHVDYDPYYSRLAYSTATGPSPSPSCDNSIFIAGDPSRTGIEPLGVGDGWAASRHTVSSGASVTSAVLVRGAVEVRAYLVAGAEAGTPVRVTGWAAPDGVRAELRPVVGLDDALTGVTGADATLFVALARLTAEPDPRPLAELVSVVVTGTELHVTWDDGTETGLDVRVPRPGQARPGHPEDGQVTGR; translated from the coding sequence ATGGACCTGCCGCTTGACGACCGTGGACCGAGCCCGGCCACCGGCTACACCCGCGCCCACTGGGAGGCGGCCGCCGACGCCCTGCTCGCCGCGGTGGAGCCGTACGCCACCCCCGACCGCGCCCTCTACCACCTCCCCGGCGACCGCCATAGCTTCTCCGGCCGCCTCTCCGACGGCCTGGAGGGCTACGCCCGTACGCTCCTGCTGGCCGCGTTCCGTAAGGACGAGACGGCGCTGGAGCGCTACGCCGACGGACTGGCGGCAGGTGCGTCCGGCGCCTGGCCCCGGATCCAGCACCGCAGCCAGCCCCTGGTGGAGGCGGCCTCCGTCGCCCTGGCCCTGCGCCTGACGCGCCCCCTGCTGTGGGACCGCCTGGACGACGGCGTGCAACAGCGGGCGGCGCAGTGGCTGGCTGACGCGCTGACGGCCGAACCCTGGCCGTGCAACTGGGAGTTGTTCCCGGTGACGGTGGGCGGCTTCCTCCAGTCGATCGGCCATGAGCCGGAGGCGTCGGCGAAGGCGATCGACCGGGGCCTGGAACGCATCGAGCAGTGGTACCTGGGGGACGGCTGGTACACCGATGGCGACGGCCGCAAGTTCGACTACTACAACGGCTGGGCGATGCATCTCTACCCGATGCTGCACGCGTGGCTGGCGGAGGATGCGGAGCTGCTGGACCTGTACGGCGGCAGGCTCTCCCGCCATCTGACGGACTACGCCCACCTGTTCGCCGCCGACGGCGCCCCGATGCACCAGGGCCGCTCCCTGACGTACCGCTTCGCGACCACGGCCCCATTGTGGCTGGGCGCCCTGACTGGCCACTCTCCCCTTCCCCCGGGCCAGACCCGACGCCTGGCGTCCGGAGCCCTGCGCTACTTCCTGGAGCGCGGCGCGGTGGACGACCGTGGCCTGCTCACCCTGGGCTGGCACGGCCCGAACTCCGCGGTGCTCCAGGACTATTCGGGCCCGGCGTCGCCGTACTGGGCCAGCAAGGGCTTCCTGGGCCTGCTCCTCCCACCGGAGCACGAGGTCTGGACGGCACGGGAGGAACCGAGCCCTGCGGAGGACGGCCCGGACTGGGCGTACCCCATCACCCCGCCCAACTGGCTCCTCCAGTCCACGACTTCCGACGGCCTGGTCCGCCTCCACAACCACGGCAGCGAGCATGTCGACTACGACCCGTACTACTCGCGGCTCGCGTACTCCACGGCGACGGGGCCCTCCCCGTCACCCTCGTGCGACAACAGCATCTTCATCGCCGGCGACCCGAGCCGTACCGGCATCGAACCCCTGGGCGTGGGCGACGGCTGGGCGGCCTCACGGCACACGGTTTCCTCGGGCGCGAGCGTGACGAGCGCGGTGCTGGTGCGCGGCGCGGTGGAGGTGCGGGCGTATCTGGTGGCGGGGGCGGAGGCGGGGACGCCGGTGCGGGTGACCGGGTGGGCGGCGCCGGACGGCGTACGGGCCGAACTGCGGCCGGTCGTCGGCCTCGACGACGCGCTCACCGGAGTCACCGGAGCGGACGCCACCCTCTTCGTCGCCCTGGCCCGGCTCACCGCGGAGCCGGATCCCCGCCCGCTGGCGGAGCTGGTGTCGGTCGTCGTGACGGGCACGGAACTGCATGTGACCTGGGACGACGGCACCGAGACGGGCCTTGACGTGCGGGTGCCCCGGCCGGGACAGGCCCGGCCGGGGCACCCTGAGGACGGTCAGGTCACGGGTCGATGA